One genomic window of Halolamina sediminis includes the following:
- a CDS encoding LLM class flavin-dependent oxidoreductase, whose product MSDRLHLNLFTMNSVEHVSPGTWRRDGDRSHEYTDREYWTDVARTAERGNFDAVFFADVRGIYDVYGGDRETAIEKAVQTPSNDPALVVPAMAEATENLGFAITKSTTYNHPYQLAREFSTLDHLTDGRVAFNVVTSYLESAAANLGLDERMEKETRYERAAEFLDVCYALWEDSWEDDAVVRDADAGRYTDPEKVHSIDHEGEFFDVPGPHGSEPSPQRTPVIYQAGSSEYGRDFAANNAEAVFCSQPTEEGVVEYMEDVQSRAADAGRDEDSIAFFIGIVPIVAPTEAEAEAKYEALKESVDVESTLALLSGFLDMDLSELDPDQKVEHIETQAIQGTMNAFTQSDPDRDWTVREVAEFSGLGSTSPIVVGTPEQVADELVYWYEAIGVDGFNVKEAVRTGSLDDFVDQVVPELQERGLFRTEYEGETLRERLYSESQSRLPADHPGRR is encoded by the coding sequence ATGAGCGACCGGCTCCACCTCAACCTCTTTACGATGAACTCCGTCGAGCACGTCTCGCCCGGCACCTGGCGCCGGGACGGCGACCGCTCCCACGAGTACACCGACCGGGAGTACTGGACGGACGTGGCCCGAACCGCCGAGCGCGGGAACTTCGACGCCGTGTTCTTCGCGGACGTCCGGGGCATCTACGACGTCTACGGCGGCGACCGCGAGACCGCGATCGAGAAGGCCGTCCAGACGCCGTCGAACGACCCCGCGCTGGTGGTGCCGGCGATGGCCGAGGCCACCGAGAACCTCGGCTTCGCGATCACCAAGTCCACCACCTACAACCACCCCTACCAGCTTGCCCGGGAGTTCTCCACGCTCGACCACCTCACCGACGGCCGCGTGGCGTTCAACGTCGTCACCTCCTACCTCGAATCCGCCGCGGCGAACCTCGGCCTCGACGAGCGCATGGAGAAGGAGACCCGCTACGAGCGCGCCGCGGAGTTCCTCGACGTCTGCTACGCGCTCTGGGAGGACTCGTGGGAGGACGACGCGGTCGTCCGGGACGCCGACGCCGGTCGCTACACCGACCCGGAGAAGGTCCACAGTATCGACCACGAGGGGGAGTTCTTCGACGTGCCCGGCCCGCACGGGTCCGAGCCGTCGCCCCAGCGCACGCCGGTGATCTATCAGGCCGGCTCCTCGGAGTACGGCCGCGACTTCGCCGCCAACAACGCCGAGGCGGTGTTCTGCTCCCAGCCGACCGAGGAGGGCGTCGTGGAGTACATGGAGGACGTGCAGTCCCGCGCCGCCGACGCCGGCCGCGACGAGGACTCGATCGCCTTCTTCATCGGGATCGTCCCGATCGTCGCGCCCACGGAGGCGGAGGCCGAAGCGAAGTACGAGGCACTGAAGGAGTCGGTCGACGTGGAGTCGACGCTGGCGCTGCTCTCGGGTTTCCTCGATATGGACCTCTCCGAACTCGATCCCGACCAGAAGGTCGAGCACATCGAGACCCAAGCGATCCAAGGGACGATGAACGCGTTCACGCAGTCGGATCCGGACCGCGACTGGACGGTGCGGGAGGTCGCGGAGTTCTCCGGCCTCGGTTCGACCTCGCCGATCGTCGTCGGGACGCCCGAGCAGGTCGCCGACGAACTCGTCTACTGGTACGAGGCGATCGGCGTCGACGGGTTCAACGTCAAGGAGGCGGTCCGGACGGGCAGCCTCGACGACTTCGTGGATCAGGTCGTGCCGGAGCTGCAGGAGCGGGGCCTGTTCCGCACCGAGTACGAGGGCGAGACGCTCCGAGAGCGGCTGTACAGCGAGAGCCAGTCCCGGCTGCCCGCGGATCATCCGGGCCGACGGTAG
- a CDS encoding MBL fold metallo-hydrolase — protein sequence MRVTLLGTGSAMPLPDRVQTGLLLERDDRALLVDCGAGVLHRLSESPVGYEDVSTVLLTHHHLDHVSDLLALLKARWLAGEEYLEVIGPAGTKALVDDLLSVHDYLEGRVDLSIREVSAGSEFEAAGFEIATHETVHSMDCLAYRFASEGSDGEFTFGADGEASASIARFAAGSEVLLHDCSFPDEVDVDNHPTPTQLGEALAGTDIDRLLLTHLYPHTEGKHDEMIESIERAGFDGDVSVAEDGMRFEV from the coding sequence ATGCGCGTCACGCTGCTGGGGACGGGGAGCGCCATGCCGCTGCCCGACCGCGTCCAGACCGGACTCCTGCTCGAACGCGACGACCGGGCGCTGCTCGTGGACTGCGGCGCCGGCGTCCTCCACCGCCTCTCGGAGTCGCCGGTGGGCTACGAGGACGTGTCGACGGTGCTGTTGACCCACCACCATCTCGACCACGTCAGCGACCTGCTCGCGCTGCTGAAGGCGCGGTGGCTCGCCGGCGAGGAGTACCTCGAAGTGATCGGGCCCGCGGGGACGAAGGCGCTGGTCGACGACCTGCTCTCGGTCCACGACTACCTCGAGGGGCGGGTCGACCTCTCGATCCGGGAAGTGAGCGCCGGCAGCGAGTTCGAGGCCGCCGGCTTCGAGATCGCGACCCACGAGACCGTCCACTCGATGGACTGTCTCGCCTACCGGTTCGCGAGCGAGGGGAGCGACGGCGAGTTCACGTTCGGCGCCGACGGCGAAGCAAGCGCATCGATCGCCCGCTTCGCCGCCGGCTCGGAGGTGCTGCTCCACGACTGCTCGTTCCCCGACGAGGTGGACGTGGACAACCACCCGACCCCGACGCAGTTGGGCGAGGCGCTCGCCGGGACCGACATCGACCGGCTGCTACTCACGCACCTCTACCCCCACACCGAGGGGAAACACGACGAGATGATCGAGAGCATCGAGCGCGCCGGCTTCGACGGCGACGTGTCGGTCGCCGAGGACGGGATGCGCTTCGAAGTATGA
- a CDS encoding complex I NDUFA9 subunit family protein — translation MEILVAGGDGFIGRPLCAELAERGHDVTAMSRSEPEESLPDGVNHATGDVTDYDSIESVVDGHDAVVNLVALSPLFSPSGGEKKHFAVHLEGTENLVAAAEAAGADRFLQQSALGADPDGPTHYIRAKGQAETVVRDADLDWTITRPSVVFGDGGEFVKFTKLLAPPYVTPLPGGGKTRFQPIHVGDLVPILADALLEDKHVGETYDIGGPEKLTMAEVARLGHRADGRGVNVLPIPMSLSKIGLSTLDYVPGFPFGSDQYRSLQMDNTVDDNDVSAFGVGEGALTTLSSYLNV, via the coding sequence ATGGAGATACTCGTCGCCGGCGGTGACGGCTTCATCGGTCGCCCGCTCTGTGCCGAACTCGCCGAGCGGGGCCACGACGTGACTGCGATGTCCCGAAGCGAGCCGGAAGAATCGCTGCCAGACGGCGTCAACCACGCGACGGGGGACGTGACCGACTACGACTCGATCGAATCCGTCGTCGACGGCCACGACGCGGTGGTGAACCTCGTGGCGCTTTCGCCGCTGTTCAGCCCCAGTGGCGGCGAGAAGAAACACTTCGCCGTCCACCTCGAAGGTACCGAGAACCTCGTCGCCGCCGCCGAGGCGGCCGGCGCCGATCGGTTCCTCCAGCAGAGCGCACTCGGCGCCGACCCCGACGGACCGACCCACTACATCCGAGCGAAGGGGCAGGCCGAGACAGTCGTTCGCGACGCCGACCTCGACTGGACGATCACTCGCCCCTCGGTGGTGTTCGGCGACGGCGGGGAGTTCGTGAAGTTCACCAAGCTGCTCGCGCCGCCGTACGTCACGCCGCTGCCCGGCGGCGGGAAGACGCGGTTCCAGCCCATCCACGTCGGCGACCTCGTCCCGATTCTCGCCGACGCCCTGCTGGAGGACAAACACGTCGGCGAGACGTACGACATCGGCGGCCCGGAGAAGCTCACGATGGCGGAAGTGGCGCGGCTGGGCCACCGCGCGGACGGTCGGGGGGTGAACGTGCTCCCGATCCCGATGTCGCTGTCGAAAATCGGGCTCTCGACACTCGACTACGTGCCGGGGTTCCCGTTCGGGAGCGATCAGTACCGCTCGCTGCAGATGGACAACACCGTCGACGACAACGACGTATCGGCGTTCGGCGTCGGCGAGGGGGCGCTCACAACGCTCTCGTCGTACCTGAACGTCTAG
- a CDS encoding DNA-3-methyladenine glycosylase family protein, translated as MRPDDVSDEDAYDRLREDEYLGPIVAEVGPVSIDPAEDAFERLIVSILRQQVSMASAAATRERLFDAIAVTPEGIRAADNEILRDAGLSRQKTRYVNEIADAFAEEGWSRDEFAAMGDDEVRETLTGITGVGPWTADMFLLFVLGRPDVFPVGDLGVREGLQTLVDHHDGEPEMTRGEMREFAARWAPVRSYAALYLWQVEEELGERAGDVVPE; from the coding sequence ATGAGGCCCGACGACGTGAGCGACGAGGACGCGTACGACCGCCTCCGTGAGGACGAGTACCTCGGCCCGATCGTCGCCGAGGTCGGCCCCGTCTCGATCGACCCCGCCGAGGACGCCTTCGAGCGCCTGATCGTCTCGATCCTCCGCCAGCAGGTGTCGATGGCGTCGGCGGCGGCGACCCGGGAGCGCCTGTTCGACGCGATCGCGGTGACCCCCGAGGGGATCCGTGCGGCCGACAACGAGATCCTGCGCGACGCCGGGCTCTCCCGGCAGAAAACACGGTACGTCAACGAGATCGCCGACGCGTTCGCCGAGGAAGGGTGGAGCCGCGACGAGTTCGCGGCGATGGGCGACGACGAGGTGCGCGAGACGCTCACCGGGATCACCGGCGTCGGCCCGTGGACCGCCGACATGTTCCTGCTGTTCGTGCTCGGCCGCCCCGACGTGTTCCCCGTGGGCGACCTCGGCGTCCGGGAGGGGCTGCAGACGCTCGTGGATCACCACGACGGGGAGCCCGAGATGACCCGCGGAGAGATGCGCGAGTTCGCGGCGCGCTGGGCGCCGGTGCGGAGCTACGCGGCGCTGTACCTCTGGCAGGTCGAGGAGGAGCTCGGGGAGCGAGCCGGCGACGTGGTCCCGGAGTGA
- the tmk gene encoding dTMP kinase, producing the protein MLITLEGLDGSGKTTVWEALHDSHPEATFTREPTESWYGDAVNRAIDDDDAEPLATLFLFTADHADHLSRTVRPALANDELVISDRYSDSRYAYQAAALSGSELKRPLEYIKGIHAAFTEPPDATIYIDVDPETAAARSGSTNQFEDAAFLAQVESNYERLIDAEPERFVRVDGTQSPEEVIASVEDAIDRLLAEHE; encoded by the coding sequence ATGCTCATTACGCTGGAGGGACTAGACGGGAGCGGGAAGACAACCGTCTGGGAGGCCCTCCACGACTCCCACCCCGAGGCGACGTTCACTCGGGAGCCCACGGAGTCGTGGTACGGCGACGCCGTGAACCGTGCGATCGACGACGACGATGCGGAGCCGCTGGCGACACTGTTCCTGTTCACCGCCGACCACGCCGACCACCTCTCGCGGACGGTCCGCCCCGCGCTGGCGAACGACGAGCTGGTGATCTCCGACCGCTACTCCGACTCGCGGTACGCGTATCAGGCCGCGGCGCTCTCGGGCAGCGAGCTCAAGCGCCCGCTGGAGTACATCAAGGGGATCCACGCCGCGTTCACCGAGCCGCCGGACGCGACGATCTACATCGACGTTGATCCGGAGACGGCGGCGGCCCGGAGCGGCTCGACGAACCAGTTCGAGGACGCCGCCTTCCTCGCGCAGGTGGAGTCGAACTACGAGCGCCTGATCGACGCCGAGCCCGAGCGGTTCGTCCGCGTCGACGGGACGCAGTCGCCGGAGGAGGTGATCGCGTCGGTGGAGGACGCGATCGATCGGCTACTGGCCGAACACGAGTGA
- a CDS encoding DUF5813 family protein, giving the protein MSELPDRARLAFRRHDAFAAESDAEDRFAATATPFEGTVAAEPGNGGEIRFEIVVRVPMLDEVTEGDVAPVVEEGWYETFERRLDGIGGGVLAGDHEIDPAVESTTHEGTRVARVEASFADIDPARGVDDAAAVVDFVEGTFVQGVIPGYDYTEPVSGILTEARRAGGSDGIEQ; this is encoded by the coding sequence ATGAGCGAGCTACCCGACAGAGCCCGGCTGGCGTTCCGCCGTCACGACGCGTTCGCGGCCGAGAGCGACGCCGAGGACCGGTTCGCCGCCACCGCGACGCCCTTCGAGGGGACCGTCGCCGCCGAACCCGGCAACGGTGGGGAGATACGGTTCGAGATCGTCGTCCGCGTCCCGATGCTGGACGAGGTGACCGAGGGCGACGTCGCCCCGGTCGTCGAGGAGGGCTGGTACGAAACGTTCGAACGCCGCCTCGACGGGATCGGCGGCGGCGTGCTCGCGGGCGACCACGAGATCGACCCGGCTGTCGAGAGTACGACCCACGAGGGGACCCGCGTCGCAAGAGTCGAGGCGTCGTTCGCGGACATCGACCCGGCGCGCGGCGTCGACGACGCCGCCGCAGTCGTCGACTTCGTCGAGGGGACGTTCGTGCAGGGCGTGATCCCCGGCTACGACTACACCGAGCCCGTCTCGGGCATCCTGACCGAGGCGCGGCGGGCGGGCGGCAGCGACGGGATCGAGCAGTAG
- a CDS encoding succinylglutamate desuccinylase/aspartoacylase family protein, whose amino-acid sequence MHDTERITLARLPSGVELETTVHTYGDGDGPTLYVQAAQHGREINGSEVLRRLHGELLAHEDDFSGTLIAVPVADPITFDRVSYTAPEALDSVNANMNRCWPGDEDGSLHERMAATLWEYAGDADAIVDLHTGGKEMLSHTVYLKGDAECRALAEAFGHDLLLAEAAGEDADAEWTDRNFGGKLRVAATQQGIPTITPELAHNTELVEDAIDAGVAGMLDTLRHLDMLPGESAPTNATIARNHLGRVKADDSGLFHVDGDVELGDYVEPGDHVGAVHDPTSYEVLQEVTVDREGIVYSLEREATVTAGSTLVGVALLLEE is encoded by the coding sequence ATGCACGACACGGAGCGGATCACGCTGGCACGGCTCCCCTCGGGCGTCGAACTGGAGACGACAGTCCACACGTACGGCGACGGCGACGGGCCGACGCTGTACGTGCAGGCGGCCCAGCACGGCCGCGAGATCAACGGGAGCGAGGTGCTCCGACGACTTCACGGTGAACTGCTCGCCCACGAGGACGACTTCTCCGGCACGCTGATCGCCGTCCCCGTCGCCGACCCCATCACGTTCGACCGCGTCTCCTACACCGCGCCGGAGGCGCTGGACTCGGTGAACGCGAACATGAACCGCTGCTGGCCCGGCGACGAGGACGGCAGCCTCCACGAGCGCATGGCGGCGACACTGTGGGAGTACGCCGGCGACGCCGACGCCATCGTCGACCTCCACACCGGCGGGAAGGAGATGCTGAGCCACACCGTCTACCTGAAGGGTGACGCCGAGTGCCGCGCACTCGCGGAGGCGTTCGGGCACGACCTGCTGCTCGCGGAGGCCGCGGGTGAGGACGCCGACGCGGAGTGGACCGACCGGAACTTCGGCGGCAAACTCCGGGTCGCGGCCACACAGCAGGGAATCCCGACGATCACGCCCGAACTCGCCCACAACACCGAACTGGTCGAGGACGCCATCGACGCCGGCGTCGCGGGGATGCTCGACACGCTCCGCCACCTCGACATGCTGCCGGGAGAGTCGGCCCCGACGAACGCCACGATCGCGCGGAACCACCTCGGTCGAGTGAAGGCCGACGACTCCGGGCTGTTCCACGTCGACGGCGACGTCGAACTCGGCGACTACGTGGAGCCGGGCGACCACGTCGGCGCCGTCCACGATCCCACGAGCTACGAGGTGCTGCAGGAGGTGACCGTCGACCGCGAGGGGATCGTCTACTCGCTGGAGCGGGAGGCGACCGTGACCGCGGGGTCGACGCTGGTCGGCGTCGCGCTACTGCTGGAGGAGTAG
- a CDS encoding GAF domain-containing protein produces MLLCVDSDAASREATAETLEDAGFTVAEAATIAAARDRVGDDLDALVADQSLPDGTGLELAREIRETVPDTPCFLFTDVSIEEIDTAAFGDIVVEYVPKDAPEARAELLDLVEHAVAFQSQTAYPLPENEEARLAALERYAVEPDALGESFDRLTEIATELFGVDAAAVGLIDAHEQRFLACHGISLEPMDREDTVCTYAILDDDVTVIEDVRADPRFEENEGLQATNIRFYASASLRTPEGDAIGTFCIYDDEPRAFSTREQELLELLGAEAMDQLTLRRDRRETEAADE; encoded by the coding sequence ATGCTGCTCTGTGTCGATTCGGACGCCGCCTCGCGGGAGGCGACGGCCGAGACGCTGGAGGACGCCGGATTCACCGTTGCGGAAGCGGCGACGATCGCGGCCGCGAGAGACCGGGTGGGCGACGATCTCGACGCGCTCGTGGCCGACCAGTCGCTACCCGACGGGACCGGGCTGGAGCTCGCCCGGGAGATCCGTGAGACCGTCCCCGACACCCCCTGTTTCCTGTTCACCGACGTGTCGATCGAGGAGATCGACACCGCCGCGTTCGGCGACATCGTGGTCGAGTACGTGCCGAAGGACGCGCCGGAGGCCCGTGCGGAGCTCCTTGACCTCGTCGAGCACGCCGTCGCGTTCCAGAGTCAGACGGCGTACCCGCTGCCGGAGAACGAGGAGGCCCGACTGGCCGCGCTGGAGCGCTACGCCGTCGAGCCGGACGCGCTGGGCGAGTCGTTCGACCGACTCACCGAGATCGCGACCGAGCTGTTCGGCGTCGACGCCGCCGCGGTCGGGCTGATCGACGCCCACGAACAGCGCTTCCTCGCCTGTCACGGCATCTCGCTCGAACCGATGGACCGCGAGGACACCGTCTGTACGTACGCGATCCTCGACGACGACGTGACCGTGATCGAGGACGTCCGGGCGGACCCGCGGTTCGAGGAGAACGAGGGGTTGCAGGCCACGAACATCCGCTTCTACGCCAGCGCCTCGCTCCGGACGCCCGAGGGCGATGCGATCGGCACGTTCTGCATCTACGACGACGAGCCGCGGGCGTTCTCGACGCGCGAGCAGGAGCTGCTCGAACTGCTTGGCGCGGAGGCGATGGACCAGCTGACGCTCCGTCGTGACCGACGGGAGACGGAGGCCGCCGATGAGTGA
- a CDS encoding carboxylate--amine ligase, whose translation MAEQFLDTDALVDAVGDAEFDRTPAVVANAHITGLSVARALDAHGVPVIAVDQMADGVAYPSDAIDFAGRVRYPLDDPRGFAEDLAAIADAAGEVVAFGCMDEWVHGFADAGVENVYLPWENHVSVLDKTRLYRRAEELGVPYPETYFPAETDPDAAAEALGFPLVVKPARKREGEEAIGSNVVEVATSEELHDVLDAADAAGVEVMLQEKVNIATGKDRSLASYVPAEGEPLAVVGNAAVRFPLEFGTSCLVETVDAPEIETRALSVIEDAGYHGISESEFVYDRDREEYVLLDINTRPWKWITLPVSVGANLPYAAYADTVDEAFEPGEIDDGRWVYLRDYLTLLATEETFWDVLDTEDWVSLVSGAFEDDGDLTTGVYRPSDPAPVAQLLDTEFTDREYYCSC comes from the coding sequence ATGGCCGAGCAGTTCCTCGACACCGACGCGCTCGTCGACGCCGTCGGCGACGCCGAGTTCGACCGCACGCCCGCGGTGGTCGCGAACGCACACATCACGGGGCTGAGCGTCGCCCGCGCGCTCGACGCCCACGGGGTACCCGTGATCGCCGTCGACCAGATGGCCGACGGGGTCGCGTACCCCTCCGACGCGATCGATTTCGCCGGGCGAGTGCGCTACCCGCTCGACGATCCGCGGGGGTTCGCAGAGGATCTTGCCGCGATCGCGGACGCCGCGGGCGAGGTCGTCGCCTTCGGCTGCATGGACGAGTGGGTCCACGGGTTCGCCGACGCCGGCGTCGAGAACGTCTACCTGCCGTGGGAGAACCACGTCAGCGTGCTCGACAAGACGCGACTGTACCGGCGCGCGGAGGAGTTGGGTGTGCCCTACCCGGAGACGTACTTCCCCGCGGAGACGGACCCCGACGCCGCCGCCGAGGCGCTGGGGTTCCCGCTCGTCGTCAAGCCCGCCCGCAAGCGTGAGGGCGAGGAGGCGATCGGCAGCAACGTCGTCGAGGTCGCGACGAGCGAGGAGCTCCACGACGTGCTCGACGCCGCCGACGCGGCCGGCGTCGAGGTGATGCTGCAGGAGAAGGTGAACATCGCGACCGGGAAAGACCGGTCGCTGGCCTCGTACGTCCCCGCCGAGGGCGAACCGCTCGCAGTCGTGGGGAACGCCGCCGTGCGCTTCCCGCTTGAGTTCGGCACCTCCTGTCTGGTCGAGACCGTCGACGCCCCGGAGATCGAGACCCGCGCGCTCTCGGTGATCGAGGACGCCGGCTACCACGGGATCAGCGAGTCGGAGTTCGTCTACGACCGAGACCGCGAGGAGTACGTGCTGCTGGACATCAACACCCGACCCTGGAAGTGGATCACGCTGCCCGTCTCGGTCGGCGCGAACCTCCCGTACGCGGCGTACGCCGACACCGTGGACGAGGCGTTCGAGCCGGGCGAGATTGACGACGGGCGGTGGGTGTATCTGCGGGATTACCTGACGCTGCTCGCGACCGAGGAGACGTTCTGGGACGTGCTGGACACCGAGGACTGGGTGTCGCTGGTGTCGGGCGCCTTCGAGGATGATGGGGATCTGACGACGGGCGTGTATCGGCCCAGTGATCCGGCACCAGTCGCGCAGTTGCTGGATACCGAATTTACGGACCGGGAGTACTACTGTTCCTGTTAG
- a CDS encoding DUF7504 family protein: protein MSDDGYAFSGLPVDQIRPGTTILLAGPAHSGARELGLSLLAGPSGEGAIVVTTNRRSRRIAADCEHVGLELTTDSTAILDCVGDEDADVPARVLPVSGPSDLTGIGMRYSDVHREFQRSGIERVRTGLFSLSTLLSFGDLKTVSRFVHTLVGRIDALDGLGVLLIDPAIHDDRAVRTLSQFCSGRIDVREGDDGPELRARGLSGQSRDWASFDPSGQDR, encoded by the coding sequence ATGAGTGACGACGGCTACGCGTTCTCGGGGCTCCCGGTCGACCAGATCCGGCCGGGGACGACGATCCTGTTGGCCGGCCCGGCCCACTCGGGAGCGCGCGAACTCGGCCTCAGCCTGCTCGCCGGCCCGTCCGGCGAGGGGGCGATCGTCGTCACCACCAACCGCCGCTCGCGGCGCATCGCCGCCGACTGTGAGCACGTGGGGCTAGAGCTCACCACCGACAGCACGGCGATCCTCGACTGCGTCGGCGACGAGGACGCGGACGTGCCGGCGCGGGTACTCCCGGTGTCGGGCCCCTCGGACCTGACGGGGATCGGGATGCGCTACTCCGACGTCCACCGCGAGTTCCAGCGCTCCGGAATCGAGCGCGTCCGTACGGGGCTGTTCTCGCTGTCGACGCTGCTCTCCTTCGGCGACCTCAAGACGGTCTCGCGGTTCGTCCACACGCTCGTCGGGCGCATCGACGCGCTCGACGGCCTCGGCGTGCTGCTGATCGACCCAGCGATCCACGACGACCGGGCCGTGAGGACGCTCTCACAGTTCTGTAGCGGCCGGATCGACGTCCGCGAGGGTGACGACGGCCCCGAACTCCGTGCGCGCGGTCTGTCCGGGCAGTCCCGTGACTGGGCGTCGTTCGATCCGTCCGGGCAGGATCGCTAG
- a CDS encoding sensor histidine kinase, with product MAWTPGLPSLLLFSVSALSALLALAVRRNRSERYVGGFVALVAVIGTWTFSYGVQLGFAARAEQLAWWQLTFAVAGFIPTVWLLFALRYAGKDEWLTRGARLTMVSEPAVFAAFVLTNPGHGVIWSEFGLAANGLVRVFVPEFAIGYYAHIAYAYAIIGFGVYLVLRTAARSSNLYRRQAATLLAAVVPPMLANVTFTVGASPVPGLDLTPFTFGATVTLIGISLFRFDLLDRTPIAREAALDVVGNGLVVLDVEGMVVDADERARRVLTPAPVAGDHISAVFPETALSQLSGTTVEGETEGIRRTYEVRVSSLRDAEETLTGYALVLRDVTDRRAYEQRLQVANRVLRHNLRNDMNVVHGLAERIESGEADDPAAVAAQVQSKVDGVVETSEKVREMTRIEPSSVEAAEPVDLGTVAEEVVTRFDADHATVEYDLPRTHAAVTDESALATALRNLLENAVEHNDGDEPWARLGIEEADGTVRLRVDDDGPGIPPEEREVLRREAETPLKHSRGLGLWLASWSARAAGGELSIESTGPDGTTVRIEFPAADRE from the coding sequence ATGGCGTGGACTCCGGGGCTGCCGTCGCTGCTCCTGTTCAGCGTCAGCGCGCTCTCCGCGCTGCTGGCGCTGGCAGTCCGACGGAACCGGAGCGAGCGCTACGTCGGCGGGTTCGTCGCACTGGTCGCCGTCATCGGGACGTGGACGTTCAGCTACGGCGTCCAGCTCGGGTTCGCGGCTCGCGCCGAGCAGCTCGCGTGGTGGCAGCTGACGTTCGCCGTCGCGGGGTTCATCCCCACCGTCTGGCTGCTGTTCGCGCTGCGCTACGCCGGCAAGGACGAGTGGCTCACTCGCGGCGCCCGCCTGACGATGGTGTCCGAGCCCGCCGTGTTCGCGGCGTTCGTGCTCACCAACCCCGGACACGGCGTGATCTGGTCAGAGTTCGGTCTCGCCGCTAACGGGCTCGTCCGCGTGTTCGTGCCGGAGTTCGCGATCGGCTACTACGCCCACATCGCCTACGCCTACGCGATCATCGGCTTCGGCGTCTACCTCGTCCTCCGGACGGCGGCCCGGTCCTCGAACCTCTACCGCCGACAGGCGGCGACGCTGCTGGCCGCAGTGGTGCCGCCGATGCTCGCCAACGTCACGTTCACCGTCGGGGCCAGCCCGGTGCCCGGACTCGACCTCACGCCGTTCACGTTCGGCGCGACAGTCACGCTGATCGGGATCTCACTGTTCCGGTTCGACCTGCTCGACCGGACGCCGATCGCCCGGGAGGCGGCGCTGGACGTGGTCGGAAACGGGCTGGTCGTCCTCGACGTCGAGGGGATGGTCGTCGACGCCGACGAGCGCGCGCGGCGAGTGCTGACCCCCGCACCCGTCGCCGGCGACCACATCTCCGCCGTCTTCCCCGAGACGGCCCTCTCCCAGCTCTCGGGGACGACCGTCGAAGGGGAGACCGAGGGGATTCGCCGGACCTACGAGGTGCGGGTCTCGTCGCTCAGGGACGCCGAGGAGACGCTCACCGGCTACGCGCTCGTGCTGCGGGACGTGACCGACCGCCGCGCGTACGAACAGCGGCTACAGGTCGCCAACCGCGTGCTCCGGCACAACCTCCGCAACGACATGAACGTCGTCCACGGCCTCGCCGAGCGGATCGAGTCGGGCGAGGCCGACGATCCGGCGGCGGTCGCGGCGCAGGTCCAGTCGAAAGTCGACGGCGTGGTCGAGACGAGCGAGAAAGTCCGGGAGATGACTCGGATCGAACCCTCCTCGGTCGAGGCGGCCGAGCCGGTCGACCTCGGGACGGTCGCCGAGGAGGTCGTCACGCGGTTCGACGCCGACCACGCGACCGTCGAGTACGACCTTCCGCGGACGCACGCGGCCGTCACCGACGAGTCCGCGCTCGCGACCGCGCTGCGGAACCTCCTCGAAAACGCCGTCGAACACAACGACGGCGACGAGCCGTGGGCGCGGCTAGGGATCGAGGAGGCCGACGGGACGGTCCGGCTCCGCGTCGACGACGACGGGCCGGGGATCCCGCCGGAGGAGCGGGAGGTGCTCAGACGCGAGGCCGAGACGCCGCTGAAACACAGCCGGGGGCTGGGGCTCTGGCTCGCCTCCTGGAGCGCCCGCGCGGCCGGCGGCGAACTCAGCATCGAGTCCACGGGGCCGGACGGGACGACAGTCCGGATCGAGTTCCCCGCCGCCGACCGGGAGTGA